A genomic stretch from Acropora palmata chromosome 13, jaAcrPala1.3, whole genome shotgun sequence includes:
- the LOC141863788 gene encoding uncharacterized protein LOC141863788 produces MLFPMCIVLFFIISGTKGKNKGVFFKVSEGVWALRNGNILWTGHASSILACSQLCARKDNCGGGSFAKERRACSLFSEEVQAGKSAASLKKDEWSIPLEEVNFFEKIAPMPGTTQSSAVSSCQALRSQSIWSPSGVYWIDPDGGSQDNAFKAYCEMETDGGGWTLVWSYTFTNFLNFKSKLNAVTPKPNWQILSVSHQVESRISTTPPLSETDYNAMNFSRWHQLGQQVLIKSNINNWLTCDPGTGSFVDWKDGSVNCNIIKHVTNTCNETHAPSKFTKTGVNGPIFYSTGIFDSTYYYFDSDKNSHWPTHDPCGKNEGNHLKTVDYPHGNIYIRK; encoded by the exons ATGCTTTTCCCAATGTGCATCgtgttgtttttcatcatttcaGGCACAAAAGGTAAAAACAAAGGAGTTTTTTTCAAGGTCAGTGAAGGAGTGTGGGCTTTGAGAAATGGTAACATTCTTTGGACTGGACATGCCAGCTCCATCTTGGCCTGCTCGCAGTTGTGCGCTAGGAAGGACAATTGCGGTGGTGGGAGTTTCGCTAAAGAAAGGCGCGCATGCTCTCTCTTTAGTGAAGAGGTACAAGCTGGTAAATCTGCGGCGAGCTTGAAAAAAGACGAATGGAGTATTCCTTTGGAAGAG GTAAACTTTTTCGAGAAGATTGCGCCTATGCCAG GAACCACCCAATCGTCGGCAGTTTCCTCGTGCCAGGCCCTACGATCTCAATCTATATGGTCGCCATCTGGTGTTTACTGGATTGATCCTGACGGTGGCTCCCAGGATAACGCGTTTAAGGCTTACTGTGAGATGGAAACTGATGGAGGAGGTTGGACCCTGGTGTGGAGTTACACATTTACCAACTTCTTAAATTTTAAGTCCAAGTTAAATGCAGTGACTCCGAAACCAAATTGGCAGATCCTAAGCGTGTCCCACCAAGTTGAAAGCCGTATATCGACAACCCCACCGCTCAGCGAAACGGATTACAACGCCATGAACTTTTCTCGGTGGCATCAACTTGGTCAGCAAGTCCTGATAAAAAGCAACATCAACAACTGGTTGACTTGTGATCCAGGAACCGGAAGTTTCGTCGATTGGAAAGACGGAAGTGTTAACTGCAACATCATTAAACACGTGACAAACACGTGCAATGAAACCCATGCTCCTTCCAAATTTACTAAGACGGGTGTCAACGGGCCGATATTCTACAGCACTGGTATCTTCGATAGCACGTATTACTACTTCGATAGTGATAAAAATTCTCACTGGCCTACCCATGATCCTTGCGGTAAAAACGAGGGcaaccatttgaaaactgttgaTTATCCTCATGGAAATATTTATATtcgaaaataa
- the LOC141863789 gene encoding uncharacterized protein LOC141863789 isoform X2, with protein MMSITSADHEYHQALFTTSENCLLFDPNPLSVRTTMSSVSCSLRCARERRCKSANFVSGDSSCSLLDKTETTHAHLVQCGHFGAAYLKKVHSDTGSIPQLAIPSCKSLNQSFHPSGVYWVDPDGGSHDNAFKVYCEMDTDGGGWTLVWSYKFTRYQPFNSSQNAVTPRPNWPTNNAKVDVPTSTSPPLHEEDYNAFSFSLWKQFGQEILLKSNIMTWFICSPDVGNFVEWKDGRISCKASKLISKVQCVNDSPPNEFKRAEHTCGPRIKGYGVLNFYFDGCKTDDNPNHNPCRLPDKLLPPTNVNNPHGNILLR; from the exons ATGATGTCGATCACAAGCGCCGACCATGAATACCACCAAGCACTGTTTACAACCAGCGAGAATTGTCTCCTGTTTGATCCAAATCCTCTTTCAGTGAGAACTACAATGTCTTCCGTTTCTTGCTCTCTTCGTTGCGCTCGAGAAAGACGCTGTAAAAGCGCTAACTTTGTCTCAGGAGACAGTTCTTGTTCCCTTCTTGATAAAACAGAGACTACGCATGCGCACCTTGTGCAGTGCGGACATTTTGGTGCAGCATATTTGAAAAAG GTCCATTCCGATACAG GTTCCATACCGCAACTCGCCATTCCTTCCTGTAAGTCTTTGAACCAATCTTTTCATCCAAGTGGAGTATACTGGGTTGATCCCGATGGTGGATCCCATGACAACGCGTTCAAGGTATACTGCGAAATGGATACAGATGGAGGGGGGTGGACCCTAGTGTGGAGTTACAAGTTTACTCGTTACCAGCCCTTTAACTCGTCACAGAACGCCGTCACTCCCCGACCGAACTGGCCAACGAACAACGCGAAAGTAGATGTTCCCACTTCTACCAGTCCCCCACTTCACGAAGAAGACTACAATGCGTTCAGTTTTTCGCTTTGGAAGCAATTTGGTCAAGAGATTCTCCTCAAAAGTAACATTATGACCTGGTTTATTTGCTCGCCCGACGTCGGAAATTTTGTCGAATGGAAGGATGGTAGGATCAGCTGCAAAGCTTCCAAGCTTATTTCCAAAGTTCAATGTGTGAATGATTCGCCGCCAAACGAATTCAAGCGAGCCGAACATACTTGCGGCCCAAGGATAAAGGGATATGGTGttttaaacttttattttgatgGCTGTAAAACTGATGATAATCCAAATCATAATCCATGCAGATTGCCGGATAAACTTCTACCACCAACAAATGTAAATAACCCGCACGGTAATATTTTACTTCGCTGA
- the LOC141863789 gene encoding uncharacterized protein LOC141863789 isoform X1 yields the protein MLHAKKLYIGRCISILAMMSITSADHEYHQALFTTSENCLLFDPNPLSVRTTMSSVSCSLRCARERRCKSANFVSGDSSCSLLDKTETTHAHLVQCGHFGAAYLKKVHSDTGSIPQLAIPSCKSLNQSFHPSGVYWVDPDGGSHDNAFKVYCEMDTDGGGWTLVWSYKFTRYQPFNSSQNAVTPRPNWPTNNAKVDVPTSTSPPLHEEDYNAFSFSLWKQFGQEILLKSNIMTWFICSPDVGNFVEWKDGRISCKASKLISKVQCVNDSPPNEFKRAEHTCGPRIKGYGVLNFYFDGCKTDDNPNHNPCRLPDKLLPPTNVNNPHGNILLR from the exons ATGCTTCATGCAAAG AAACTTTATATTGGAAGATGTATCTCAATACTGGCGATGATGTCGATCACAAGCGCCGACCATGAATACCACCAAGCACTGTTTACAACCAGCGAGAATTGTCTCCTGTTTGATCCAAATCCTCTTTCAGTGAGAACTACAATGTCTTCCGTTTCTTGCTCTCTTCGTTGCGCTCGAGAAAGACGCTGTAAAAGCGCTAACTTTGTCTCAGGAGACAGTTCTTGTTCCCTTCTTGATAAAACAGAGACTACGCATGCGCACCTTGTGCAGTGCGGACATTTTGGTGCAGCATATTTGAAAAAG GTCCATTCCGATACAG GTTCCATACCGCAACTCGCCATTCCTTCCTGTAAGTCTTTGAACCAATCTTTTCATCCAAGTGGAGTATACTGGGTTGATCCCGATGGTGGATCCCATGACAACGCGTTCAAGGTATACTGCGAAATGGATACAGATGGAGGGGGGTGGACCCTAGTGTGGAGTTACAAGTTTACTCGTTACCAGCCCTTTAACTCGTCACAGAACGCCGTCACTCCCCGACCGAACTGGCCAACGAACAACGCGAAAGTAGATGTTCCCACTTCTACCAGTCCCCCACTTCACGAAGAAGACTACAATGCGTTCAGTTTTTCGCTTTGGAAGCAATTTGGTCAAGAGATTCTCCTCAAAAGTAACATTATGACCTGGTTTATTTGCTCGCCCGACGTCGGAAATTTTGTCGAATGGAAGGATGGTAGGATCAGCTGCAAAGCTTCCAAGCTTATTTCCAAAGTTCAATGTGTGAATGATTCGCCGCCAAACGAATTCAAGCGAGCCGAACATACTTGCGGCCCAAGGATAAAGGGATATGGTGttttaaacttttattttgatgGCTGTAAAACTGATGATAATCCAAATCATAATCCATGCAGATTGCCGGATAAACTTCTACCACCAACAAATGTAAATAACCCGCACGGTAATATTTTACTTCGCTGA